The Kwoniella bestiolae CBS 10118 chromosome 7, complete sequence genome has a segment encoding these proteins:
- a CDS encoding OPT family small oligopeptide transporter, with the protein MSAKPARPHPYVQAWSESDKRSSLQRRNSRESSWTFDGTTGRPVRSPKETMEMASSTRGEQEVERRSEQRSRDDEIPAIPREKDGELKHEEAIRTSFWDPNLSDPSAQSADQTLSYTHSTDTPELQNQPTEEAEEDSPYPEFLGIIMSILLPGINQFFIYRYPNVLVPGIVAQLMVHPFGILLAKLPREGGRKWVNPGNWNYKEHVLVYVMANVSAGSAYATDIIATQKFFYNQNWAWGYKLLLVISTQMLGFSFTGILHNILVTPASMIWPATLVNTALFNTLHSRSGPKPARAKSRQRFFYLTAGVMFAWSFVPSYLFTALSMVTWIKPTSQVINLLFGYQTGAGMSLLTLDWGMMAAVGNPLATPWWVTGNVLGGFLFFIWFLAPILYYSNTFYARYLPFSSARVFDDTAMTYNVTRIVDDNATLDVSAYEGYSPVYMTLSSALSYGLNFAAIIATLVHSILFFRQQVWHNLRNPPSRTDIHARLSSVYPSVPGWWYLSIFVVNLILAIVTVKVWPTGLPIWGLIVAIWVGLNVISEIIVGAMIPGKPVAMMIFKTYSYITTTQSLGFIQDLKIAHYMHVPLRPIFLAQITACIIGSITQLLVQAWLFNNIPDICSSSSEKWWCPHTRTFFSASVLYGLIGPRRLFGAESLYRHLNWFYLLGAVMPLLTWMMARRWPRWGLQFVCWPVVFSCVSLLPPYLPINFMSFCIIGFITQHYIRRRYFDWWSRYNYTLSAAFTCGYALCIILIFFTLQLPKDGKVGQSIQDWWGNTVYLNTLDGEGGVASAAIQLKDGEKFGKSPI; encoded by the exons ATGTCAGCTAAGCCTGCTCGTCCTCATCCCTACGTCCAAGCTTGGTCCGAGTCTGACAAGCGATCATCACTCCAACGTAGAAACTCAAGGGAGAGTAGTTGGACATTCGACGGTACGACCGGACGACCAGTGAGATCGCCCAAGGAGACGATGGAAATGGCATCATCGACACGGGGTGAGCAGGAGGTGGAAAGACGATCAGAGCAGAGGTCGAGAGACGATGAGATCCCTGCTATCCCTCGAGAGAAGGATGGCGAGCTAAAGCATGAAGAGGCAATCCGCAC AAGCTTCTGGGATCCGAACCTGTCCGATCCCTCAGCCCAATCTGCAGACCAAACACTCTCCTACACACATTCAACCGATACTCCAGAATTACAAAACCAACCCACAgaggaggcagaggaggaCTCCCCCTATCCCGAA TTCTTGGGGATAATCATGTCAATCTTACTTCCAGGTATAAATCAATTCTTCATATACAGATATCCCAATGTCCTAGTCCCCGGTATAGTGGCTCAGTTGATGGTTCATCCTTTCGGGATTCTGTTGGCTAAATTACCTCGAGAGGGAGGGCGGAAATGGGTAAACCCGGGTAATTGGAATTATAAGGAACACGTTCTG GTCTACGTCATGGCGAATGTCTCTGCGGGTTCGGCATACGCAACGGATATCATAGCTACTCAGAAGTTCTTCTACAACCAAAATTGGGCATGGGGCTACAAGCTGCTCTT GGTGATAAGCACACAGATGCTGGGATTCTCATTCACCGGTATACTGCACAATATACTAGTCACGCCAGCTTCGATGATCTGGCCTGCTACTCTGGTCAATACAGCTT TGTTCAATACCCTCCATTCGCGTTCCGGGCCAAAACCGGCAAGAGCTAAATCTAGACAAAGATTCTTCTACCTTACTGCTGGAGTGATGTTTGCCTGGTCTTTCGTCCCGAGTTATCTATTCACTGCTTTGAGCATG GTGACATGGATCAAGCCGACTTCTCAAGTG ATCAACCTACTCTTCGGCTATCAGACAGGCGCGGGGATGTCGCTCCTGACCCTAGACTGGGGTATGATGGCCGCTGTTGGAAATCCACTAGCGACGCCATGGTGGGTCACAGGGAATGTTCTGGGAGGTTTCTTGTTT TTCATATGGTTTCTCGCACCAATCTTGTACTACTCCAACACATTCTACGCCAGGTACCTACCATTCTCAAGTGCGAGGGTATTCGACGATAC GGCGATGACCTATAATGTCACGAGGATTGTCGATGATAATGCCACACTAGATGTCTCAGCTTACGAAGGTTATTCACCTGTTTATATGACTTTA TCTTCCGCACTGTCTTATGGCTTGAATTTCGCTGC AATAATAGCCACTCTGGTGCATTCTATCTTATTCTTCAGACAACAAG TATGGCATAACCTCCGAAACCCACCCTCCAGAACGGATATTCACGCTCGATTATCCTCCGTCTACCCCTCAGTACCGGGATGGTGGTATCTCTCCATATTCGTGGTCAACCTGATATTGGCAATTGTTACCGTTAAAGTTTGGCCCACTGGTTTACCCATTTGGGGATTGATCGTGGCGATTTGG GTTGGGTTGAACGTCATC AGCGAGATCATTGTTGGAGCGATGATTCCTGGTAAACCAGTCGCAATGATGATCTTCAAA ACATACAGCTACATAACCACAACCCAATCCCTAGGCTTCATCCAAGACCTCAAAATCGCCCACTACATGCATGTTCCCCTCCGACCGATATTCCTCGCCCAAATCACTGCATGCATCATCGGATCGATAACCCAATTATTAGTGCAGGCATGGCTATTCAACAATATCCCAGATATCTGTTCGAGCTCATCAGAGAAATGGTGGTGTCCCCATACTCGTactttcttctctgcctCTGTCCTATACGGGTTGATCGGACCGAGAAGATTGTTCGGGGCGGAAAGTCTGTATAGGCATTTGAATTGGTTTTACCTTTTGGGTGCTGTCATGCCTTTACTCACTTGGATGATGGCGAGGAGGTGGCCCAGATGGGGGTTGCAGTTTGTCTGTTGGCCTGTGGTTTTTAGTTGTGTTTCGTTGTTGCCGCCTTATTTGCCTATCAACTTTATGAG CTTCTGTATAATAGGATTCATAACTCAGCATTACATCCGGCGAAGGTATTTCGACTGGTGGTCAAGATA CAACTACACACTATCCGCAGCGTTCACCTGCGGATACGCCCTGTGTATAATCTTGATATTCTTTACATTGCAATTACCcaaagatgggaaag TCGGTCAGTCCATCCAGGACTGGTGGGGCAACACTGTCTACCTCAACACGTTAGATGGGGAAGGCGGGGTGGCATCGGCTGCGATCCAGCTGAAAGATGGCGAAAAGTTTGGTAAATCTCCCATATGA
- a CDS encoding gamma-glutamyltransferase, whose product MAPLDFTRLHPSYQPQFSHFPSRRSTVFSTKGVVATSQPLACQAGLEILNKGGNAADAAVATAAALNVTEPSCTDIFCLFYDAKSKTVKGVNGSGRSPKALTLEYLRSQGITGDTIPLTNLNSVTVPCAAAGWLKTVSEFGSGNLTMREILDPAIRLAREGVPEHELNSNAWQKSEQLIKNASANWKEMMMPDGNPPHASHVMTHSELADTFEAVAEQGREGFYKGRIAQAIVDLVQSGGGAMTLDDLAECDAEVIQPIKYDFKVGDAGDQGISLWECPPNGQGLTALVALGIVEAVESQHGIDVLELPHNSTLYLHILIEALRLAFAARYYVTDPEVVHVPVKELLSKEYLNKRAGLIDLKKAGNITHGDPINSSDTVYLATSDKDGNSCSFIASNYAGFGTGAIPKGTGFTLQNRGTGFTLQEGHPNNIAGGKRPYHTIIPAMVTQNGELLMSYGVMGGFMQPQGHVQVLLNKLRGFSVQSSLDAPRFCISAGLPDTSKKGSESGAGDINSEIWFEDGISPETVDELRKMGHRCEVAEGYARSIAGKGQMIQRVVDPNGRRVWAAGSDLRGDGCAVGQI is encoded by the exons ATGGCACCTCTAGATTTTACTCGCTTACACCCTTCATACCAACCTCAGTTCTCCCATTTCCCttcgagaagatcaaccGTCTTCTCTACAAAGGGGGTGGTAGCTACTTCTCAACCATTAG CATGCCAAGCGGGCTTGGAGATACTGAACAAAGGTGGTAatgcag CCGATGCTGCTGTggctactgctgctgctctgAACGTTACTGAGCCGTCCTGTACTG ATatcttctgcctcttctaCGATGCCAAGTCAAAGACCGTAAAAGGTGTGAACGGTTCGGGCAGATCACCCAAAGCTTTGACCCTGGAATATCTAAGAAGTCAAGGTATAACAGGAGACACT ATCCCACTGACCAACCTCAACTCCGTGACTGTACCTTGTGCAGCGGCAGGATGGCTCAAGACTGTCTCGGAATTCGGCTCGGGTAATTTGACTATGAGGGAGATATTGGATCCTGCTATTAGATTGGCTAGGGAAGGTGTACCGGAGCATGAGCTGAATAGTAATGCT TGGCAGAAATCCGAACAGCTCATCAAGAACGCTTCCGCAAACTGGAAAGA gatgatgatgccaGATGGA AACCCACCACACGCATCTCACGTGATGACTCACTCCGAGCTTGCCGACACGTTCGAAGCTGTCGCTGAACAAGGCAGAGAAGGGTTCTACAAAGGTCGTATagctcaag CCATCGTTGACCTCGTTCAATCAGGAGGAGGGGCGATGACCCTCGATGATCTAGCGGAATGCGATGCCGAGGTGATCCAACCGATAAAGTACGATTTCAAAGTTGGTGATGCGGGAGATCAAGGTATATCATTGTGGGAG TGTCCGCCAAATGGTCAAGGTTTGACTGCTTTAGTAGCACTTGGGATAGTCGAAGCGGTAGAGAGTCAACATGGAATTGATGTCTTGGAGTTACCGCATAACTCGACGCTGTACTTGCATATCTTGATTGAGGCCCTGAGACTTGCTTTTGCCG CTAGATACTACGTTACCGATCCTGAAGTGGTACATGTTCCAGTCAAAGAGCTTTTGAGCAAG GAATACCTCAACAAGCGAGCTGGTCTTATCGACTTGAAGAAGGCAGGAAACATAACCCACGGGGATCCTATCAATTCGAGTGATACGGTCTACTTAGCAACTTCAGATAAAGACGGGAATAGCTGTTCCTTCATTGCGTCCAACTATGCGG GCTTCGGTACCGGTGCCATCCCCAAGGGAACAGGATTTACCCTTCAGAATCGAGGGACTGGTTTCACTCTGCAGGAGGGGCACCCTAACAACATAGCAGGTGGTAAAAGACCTTACCACACGATTATACCTGCTATGGTGACCCAGAATGGGGAATTGCTGATGTCCTACGGAGtgatgggagg GTTCATGCAGCCTCAAGGCCACGTGCAAGTCCTGCTCAACAAACTACGCGGCTTCTCCGTCCAATCGTCCCTTGACGCACCGAGATTCTGCATCTCAGCGGGTCTACCAGATACCTCCAAAAAAGGTTCCGAATCAGGAGCGGGCGATATAAACAGTGAGATATGGTTCGAAGATGGAATTTCTCCCGAGACGGTCGATGAGTTACGAAAGATGGGACATCGGTGTGAGGTTGCAGAGGGGTATGCGAGGTCTATAGCTGGGAAGGGACAGATGATACAGCGGGTGGTGGATCCGAATGGACGGAGAGTCTGGGCGGCGGGGTCGGATTTGAGGGGGGATGGATGTGCTGTTGGGCAGATTTAG
- a CDS encoding 40S ribosomal protein uS12, with the protein MGSNKPRGLQAARKLRTSRRENRWADKNYKKRALGKFYKTSPTGGSSHAKGIVLEKVGVEAKQPNSAIRKCVRVQLIKNGKKVTAFVPNDGCLNFTDENDEVLISGFGRRGKAKGDIPGVRFKVVKVSGVGLLALWKEKK; encoded by the exons ATGGGTT CCAACAAGCCTCGAGGTTTACAAGCCGCCCGAAAGCTCAGAACTTCCAGAAGGGAGAACCGATGGGCCGACAAGAACTACAAGAAGAGGGCTCTCGGTAAATTCTACAAGACCTCGCCTACCGGTGGTTCTTCCCACGCCAAGGGTATTGTTTtggaaaag GTCGGTGTCGAGGCCAAACAACCCAACTCTGCTATCCGAAAATGTGTCAGAGTCCAACTCATCAAGAACGGAAAGAAGGTTACCGCTTTCGTCCCCAATGATGGTTGTTTGAActtt ACCGATGAAAACGACGAAGTTCTCATCTCCGGTTTCGGTCGACGAGGAAAAGCCAAGGGTGATATTCCCGGTGTGCGATTCAAGGTCGTCAAGGTTTCTGGTGTTGGTCTCCTCGCTCtctggaaggagaagaagtga